One window from the genome of Brachyspira sp. SAP_772 encodes:
- a CDS encoding uracil-DNA glycosylase family protein, whose product MTKIEQYLLNTNKIKFFDTIHSDKNKKIIIKNKHLKKTNGAQMEIQNIEIKNEELKKLYQTITKCMKCKALCNSRKNVVFGRGDEKPDIVFVGEAPGADEDRLGFPFVGRAGKLLDKWIEKLNISNYYIMNALKCRPPENRDPLLEEKDNCREFFTKQLEILNPKIICALGRHGFSNLVDFDLKTPFGRVRNNIHYYKNIPVIATYHPAYILRNQKEEIKVIEDLEFMIRELEKLK is encoded by the coding sequence ATGACAAAAATAGAACAATATCTCTTAAATACAAACAAAATAAAATTTTTCGATACTATTCACTCTGATAAAAATAAAAAGATAATAATAAAAAATAAACATCTCAAAAAAACTAATGGAGCACAGATGGAAATACAGAATATAGAAATAAAAAATGAAGAGTTAAAGAAATTATATCAAACTATAACTAAATGTATGAAATGCAAGGCTTTATGCAACAGCCGTAAAAATGTGGTATTTGGAAGAGGAGACGAAAAACCTGATATAGTATTTGTGGGAGAAGCTCCGGGTGCTGATGAGGATAGATTAGGTTTTCCATTTGTGGGCAGAGCTGGTAAATTATTGGATAAGTGGATTGAAAAGCTAAACATTTCAAACTACTATATTATGAATGCTTTAAAATGCCGTCCGCCTGAAAACAGAGACCCTCTTTTAGAAGAAAAAGATAATTGCAGAGAGTTCTTTACAAAGCAGCTTGAGATATTAAATCCTAAAATTATATGTGCATTGGGAAGACATGGCTTTTCTAATTTGGTAGATTTTGATTTAAAAACTCCTTTTGGAAGGGTGAGAAACAATATTCACTATTATAAAAATATACCAGTTATTGCAACATATCACCCTGCCTACATATTAAGAAATCAAAAAGAAGAAATAAAAGTAATAGAAGATTTGGAGTTTATGATAAGAGAATTAGAAAAATTAAAATAA
- a CDS encoding class II fructose-bisphosphate aldolase translates to MVKFADLGLVNSRDLFKKAINGGYAIPAFNFNNMEQLQAIVQACVETKSPVIIQVSSGARKYANQTLLRYMAQGAVEYAKELGVNVPIVLHLDHGDSLELCKSCIEYGFSSVMIDGSHYDYNKNVEITRSVVEYAHKYDVTVEGELGVLAGVEDDVIAEHHTYTQPEEVEDFVKKTGVDSLAISIGTSHGAYKFKPGQNPQIRLDILKEIEKKIPGFPIVLHGSSSVPQEYVKMINEYGGKLDDAIGIPEEQLREASKSAVCKINIDSDSRLAMTAAIRKVFHDDPKEFDPRKYLGPARDEMKKLYIHKIMNVLGSNGKI, encoded by the coding sequence ATGGTTAAATTTGCCGACTTAGGTCTTGTAAACAGCAGAGACCTCTTTAAAAAAGCTATTAACGGCGGTTATGCTATTCCAGCATTTAACTTTAATAATATGGAACAACTTCAGGCTATAGTACAGGCTTGTGTAGAAACTAAAAGCCCTGTTATTATTCAAGTATCTTCTGGTGCTAGAAAATATGCTAATCAAACATTATTAAGATATATGGCTCAAGGAGCTGTGGAATATGCTAAAGAATTAGGCGTTAATGTACCTATAGTATTACACCTTGACCATGGTGATAGCTTAGAACTTTGTAAAAGCTGTATTGAATATGGTTTCTCTTCTGTTATGATAGACGGAAGCCATTATGATTACAACAAAAACGTAGAAATTACTAGAAGCGTTGTAGAGTATGCTCATAAATATGATGTTACTGTTGAAGGAGAATTGGGTGTACTTGCTGGTGTAGAAGACGATGTTATAGCTGAACATCATACTTATACTCAGCCTGAAGAAGTAGAAGATTTCGTTAAAAAAACAGGTGTTGATTCACTTGCTATATCTATTGGTACTAGTCATGGTGCTTATAAATTCAAACCCGGTCAAAACCCTCAAATAAGATTAGACATTCTTAAAGAAATTGAGAAAAAAATTCCGGGATTCCCTATTGTACTTCATGGTTCTTCAAGTGTTCCTCAAGAATATGTTAAAATGATTAATGAATACGGCGGTAAACTTGATGATGCTATAGGTATTCCTGAAGAGCAATTAAGAGAAGCTTCTAAGAGTGCAGTTTGTAAAATCAACATCGATAGTGATTCAAGACTTGCTATGACTGCTGCTATTAGAAAAGTATTCCATGATGACCCTAAAGAATTTGACCCTCGTAAATATTTAGGTCCTGCTCGTGATGAAATGAAAAAACTTTATATTCATAAAATAATGAATGTATTAGGTTCAAATGGTAAAATATAA
- a CDS encoding aminoacyl-histidine dipeptidase produces MDLNAFNSIESKEVFKWFNEINQIPRESGHEKEISDFLVKFAKDRNLEVYQDNAMNVIIKKKGTSGYENKPAVIIQGHVDMVCEKTKDSKHDFRKDPIEMIVEGDILRANNTTLGGDDGIAIAMGMALLDSKDLPHPPIELLATTAEETGMDGAIAITGEHIDGKTMINIDGEEEGIFLVSCAGGMNTLTDFDIKREKAEGHALKIEVSGLKGGHSGIEIIKQRANAIKLLGRLLYAVRDDVVISHIEGGAKHNAIAKHAEALVVSKDINKVKNTLEEVAKNLKNEYRVEDPDMVINIAEASDVKDSFTKELSDNVINFMMLVPDGVAYMSKDIEGLVQTSCNNGVLKEENGKLRFTISVRSSVESSSKEIALKIESAAKMAKASFEISNAYPAWEYDANSKVKDIALSVYKKVTGKDAKIEAIHAGLECGILKKPLPNVDMISIGPDIKDVHTPAEHLSISSVDRMWKFLKELVISIA; encoded by the coding sequence ATGGATTTAAATGCTTTTAATTCAATAGAATCAAAAGAAGTATTCAAATGGTTCAATGAAATAAATCAAATACCTAGAGAATCAGGACATGAAAAAGAGATTAGTGATTTTTTGGTGAAGTTCGCTAAAGATAGAAATTTGGAAGTATATCAAGACAATGCTATGAATGTAATTATCAAGAAGAAAGGCACAAGCGGATACGAAAACAAGCCTGCAGTAATAATACAAGGCCATGTTGATATGGTATGTGAAAAAACAAAAGACTCTAAGCATGATTTTAGAAAAGACCCTATAGAGATGATAGTAGAGGGTGATATATTAAGAGCTAATAATACAACACTTGGAGGCGATGACGGAATTGCTATAGCTATGGGTATGGCATTGCTTGATTCTAAAGATTTACCTCATCCTCCTATAGAATTACTAGCTACTACAGCAGAAGAAACAGGTATGGACGGAGCTATTGCAATTACAGGAGAGCATATAGACGGAAAAACTATGATTAATATAGACGGAGAAGAAGAAGGAATATTTTTGGTAAGCTGTGCTGGGGGAATGAACACTTTAACAGATTTTGATATTAAGAGAGAAAAAGCAGAAGGGCATGCTTTAAAAATAGAAGTATCAGGTCTTAAAGGCGGACACTCTGGAATAGAGATTATTAAACAGAGAGCTAATGCTATAAAATTGCTTGGAAGATTATTATATGCTGTGAGAGATGATGTTGTTATATCTCATATAGAAGGCGGTGCTAAACATAATGCCATAGCAAAACATGCAGAGGCTTTAGTAGTTTCTAAAGATATTAATAAAGTAAAAAATACTTTAGAAGAAGTTGCTAAAAACTTAAAAAATGAATATAGAGTAGAAGACCCTGATATGGTTATAAATATTGCAGAAGCTTCAGATGTTAAAGATAGCTTTACTAAAGAATTAAGTGATAATGTTATTAACTTTATGATGCTTGTACCAGACGGTGTTGCTTATATGAGCAAAGATATAGAAGGTTTGGTTCAGACTAGCTGTAACAATGGGGTATTAAAAGAAGAAAATGGAAAATTAAGATTTACTATATCTGTAAGAAGTTCTGTAGAGAGTTCATCTAAAGAGATAGCTTTAAAAATAGAATCTGCTGCTAAAATGGCTAAAGCTTCTTTTGAAATATCTAATGCATATCCTGCTTGGGAATATGATGCTAATTCTAAAGTTAAAGATATCGCATTGAGTGTTTATAAAAAAGTTACAGGAAAAGATGCCAAAATAGAGGCTATACATGCAGGATTAGAATGCGGAATACTTAAAAAACCTTTACCTAATGTTGATATGATAAGTATAGGTCCAGATATTAAAGATGTACACACACCTGCAGAACATTTAAGTATATCTTCTGTAGATAGAATGTGGAAATTCTTAAAAGAACTTGTTATAAGTATCGCTTA
- a CDS encoding S-adenosyl-l-methionine hydroxide adenosyltransferase family protein, with amino-acid sequence MKKVIISILAIFFVMSCTNQNNSNKSPLAIQTDFGRKDNAVASMYGVALSVDKDLKVYDLTHEIPAYNIWEAALRLDQTARYWPEGTVFVSVVDPGVGTDRKSVVMKTKNNYYFVTPDNGTLTFVAESLGIEEVREIDEAKNRLTNSAESYTFHGRDVYVYTGAKLASKQITFREVGQSLGTNITKIEYQKAKYENGVFYANIPVLDIQYGNVWSSLPRKLMLDNGVNIGDTLNVKIYNYSELVWTGNVMLVNTFGDVPENENMAYFNSELNFSVAVNMGNFSERYKVYSGPNWSMEITKNNE; translated from the coding sequence ATGAAAAAAGTTATTATATCAATATTAGCAATATTTTTTGTAATGTCTTGCACTAATCAAAACAATTCGAATAAATCTCCTCTTGCAATTCAAACAGACTTTGGAAGAAAGGATAATGCTGTAGCAAGCATGTATGGTGTTGCTCTTAGTGTGGATAAAGATTTAAAAGTTTATGACCTTACACATGAAATACCTGCATACAATATATGGGAAGCTGCTCTAAGACTTGACCAAACTGCTAGGTATTGGCCTGAGGGTACTGTGTTTGTTAGTGTTGTAGACCCGGGTGTTGGCACTGACAGAAAATCGGTTGTTATGAAAACTAAAAATAATTATTACTTTGTTACTCCAGATAATGGTACTTTAACTTTTGTTGCAGAGTCTTTAGGTATAGAAGAGGTAAGAGAAATTGATGAGGCTAAAAATAGACTTACAAACTCAGCTGAATCATACACATTCCACGGAAGAGATGTTTATGTTTATACTGGTGCTAAGCTTGCTTCTAAACAAATTACATTTAGAGAAGTTGGTCAATCTTTAGGAACTAATATAACAAAAATTGAATATCAAAAGGCTAAATATGAGAATGGAGTTTTTTATGCTAATATACCTGTGCTTGATATTCAATATGGCAATGTATGGTCATCGCTTCCTCGCAAGTTAATGCTTGATAATGGAGTTAATATAGGTGATACTCTTAATGTAAAAATATATAATTATAGTGAGCTTGTATGGACTGGTAATGTTATGCTTGTAAATACTTTTGGTGATGTGCCTGAAAATGAAAATATGGCTTATTTTAATTCTGAGCTTAATTTTTCTGTAGCTGTTAATATGGGCAATTTCTCTGAAAGATATAAAGTATATAGCGGACCAAATTGGAGCATGGAAATTACAAAAAATAATGAATGA